The Phocoena phocoena chromosome 4, mPhoPho1.1, whole genome shotgun sequence genome contains a region encoding:
- the RTP2 gene encoding receptor-transporting protein 2: MLFTLWSDFQVEEPTVCTSLTTCKWKKVFYEKMEAAKPADSWELIIDPNLKPNELAPGWKQYLEQHASGRFHCSWCWHTWQSPHVVILFHMYLDRAQRAGSVRRRVFKQLCYECGTARLDESSMLEVNIESLVDNLITSLHEQCYGESGGQYRIHVAGRRDGGPHRSEFCEACQEGIVHWKPSEKLLEEDTAFSGASKPRAQEASGYNFFSLRWGLFWASLCLLIVYLQFSFRSSTFL; encoded by the exons ATGCTCTTCACTCTGTGGTCCGATTTCCAGGTTGAAGAACC GACCGTGTGTACTAGCCTGACCACGTGCAAGTGGAAGAAAGTCTTCTATGAGAAGATGGAGGCGGCCAAGCCGGCCGACAGCTGGGAGCTCATCATAGACCCCAACCTCAAGCCCAATGAGCTGGCCCCCGGCTGGAAGCAGTACCTGGAGCAGCATGCCTCCGGCAG GTTCCACTGCTCCTGGTGCTGGCACACCTGGCAGTCGCCCCACGTGGTCATCCTCTTTCACATGTACCTGGACCGCGCCCAGCGGGCAGGCTCGGTGCGCAGGCGCGTCTTCAAGCAGCTGTGCTACGAGTGTGGCACGGCGCGGCTGGACGAGTCGAGCATGCTGGAGGTGAACATCGAGAGCCTGGTGGACAACCTCATCACCAGCCTGCACGAGCAGTGCTACGGGGAGAGCGGCGGCCAGTACCGCATCCACGTGGCCGGCCGCCGGGATGGCGGGCCTCACCGCAGCGAGTTCTGCGAGGCCTGTCAGGAGGGCATCGTGCACTGGAAGCCCAGCGAGAAGCTGCTGGAGGAGGACACGGCCTTCTCCGGTGCCTCCAAGCCACGGGCCCAGGAGGCATCGGGCTACAACTTCTTCTCCCTTCGCTGGGGCCTCTTCTGGGCCTCACTGTGCCTGCTCATTGTCTACCTGCAGTTCTCCTTCCGAAGCTCGACCTTTTTGTAG